From Candidatus Dependentiae bacterium, a single genomic window includes:
- the orn gene encoding oligoribonuclease gives MLPKNNLLVWIDLEMSGLDYNQEVILEIATIITDDELNIIATGPNLIIKQPDEILDRMNPWCIEQHSKTGLTQKVKDSTITIEQAEEETLRFLEQYCQKGTAPLCGNTVWFDKIFLKKEMPLLVDFLHYRVVDVTAFKIMLGRWSGKDIVFKKANTHRALDDIKESIEELKFYKQHFITIPAEIPKNI, from the coding sequence ATGCTTCCAAAAAACAATTTGCTCGTATGGATAGACCTTGAAATGTCTGGCCTTGATTACAACCAAGAAGTAATCTTAGAAATAGCCACAATCATTACAGATGATGAACTTAACATTATTGCAACAGGACCAAATTTAATCATTAAGCAACCAGATGAGATCTTAGATCGCATGAACCCTTGGTGCATCGAACAACACAGCAAAACTGGCCTTACGCAAAAAGTAAAAGATTCAACTATCACCATTGAACAAGCAGAAGAAGAAACATTAAGATTTTTAGAACAGTACTGCCAAAAAGGCACCGCCCCGCTGTGTGGAAACACAGTATGGTTTGATAAAATATTTCTAAAAAAAGAAATGCCACTGCTTGTAGATTTTTTACATTATCGAGTAGTTGATGTAACTGCTTTTAAAATCATGCTTGGTCGATGGTCAGGCAAAGATATAGTCTTTAAAAAAGCTAACACACACAGAGCCCTTGATGATATAAAAGAATCAATTGAAGAGCTCAAGTTTTACAAGCAGCATTTCATCACGATTCCCGCAGAAATACCCAAAAATATTTAA
- a CDS encoding Holliday junction ATP-dependent DNA helicase RuvA has translation MIGSIFGTISSIQDNKLIVNQAGIGFEIFCPEAKSLTAKEEITLHIYFHWSQENGPSLFGFTQSVAKDVFLLIINCPGIGPKLGISILEQTSASNFLQMISEENMSGLSSLKGLGAKKAEQLCIQLREKAPKLLKIHPHLATQTSLGAWGDLQDTLSSLNYSSQEIKQTLHVLRENTPGEAPVFDILLRKALTLLAKK, from the coding sequence ATGATTGGATCAATATTTGGAACAATTTCAAGCATTCAAGATAATAAACTCATTGTTAACCAAGCTGGGATTGGATTTGAGATTTTTTGCCCCGAGGCAAAAAGCCTAACTGCAAAAGAAGAGATAACTTTACACATTTATTTTCATTGGTCACAAGAAAATGGTCCAAGTTTATTTGGTTTTACGCAGTCAGTTGCAAAAGATGTCTTTTTATTGATTATTAATTGTCCAGGAATTGGCCCAAAGCTTGGTATTTCAATCTTAGAACAAACAAGCGCTTCAAATTTTTTACAAATGATCAGCGAAGAAAATATGTCCGGGCTTAGCAGTCTAAAAGGGCTAGGAGCAAAAAAAGCCGAACAACTTTGCATTCAGTTAAGAGAAAAAGCACCAAAGCTTCTTAAGATTCATCCACACCTAGCTACGCAAACTTCACTTGGCGCATGGGGAGATTTGCAGGACACTTTAAGCTCTTTAAATTATTCATCTCAAGAAATTAAACAGACTCTACATGTGTTAAGAGAAAATACGCCAGGAGAAGCTCCTGTCTTTGATATTCTTTTAAGAAAAGCACTTACACTGCTAGCTAAAAAATAA
- the mnmE gene encoding tRNA uridine-5-carboxymethylaminomethyl(34) synthesis GTPase MnmE, with translation MTQIIHNNKFENLVDRQQLAHHEQTIVALCSPQGSGAIGLIRISGLDCLSVADKFCSLPANKKISIQETHTIHYGHVVDGDGKHIDQVLFLLMKAPKTFTGQDIVEITCHNNQFLVEKIIDRAIECGARLAGNGEFTQRAVMFGKIDLLQAEAINDLIHAQNSQSLKYSLSQLQGSFSSWIAQAELSVIEMVAFCEASFEFIDEEIEFAHDISIKMNSLIVKIESLLKTFSKQQYIKEGIRIVLIGSVNAGKSSLFNCLLEKKRAIVTPIPGTTRDTIEAGLFRNGDFLTVVDTAGIRKTDDQIEQEGIDRSFQEAEGSDIILLVIDGSQELSELEKKSYQDIVEKHGSKIILVKNKTDLSLSSQSFYFEAPTVSVSAKEGKSVDQLFGLIEKKISDLKGSDEITCLLNKRQHDLLTRFLVSLKEVALMLDRKSVEYEIVSCKLKEALVLLSEMTGRNVSEAILNQVFQSFCVGK, from the coding sequence ATGACTCAAATAATTCATAATAATAAATTTGAGAATCTCGTTGATCGGCAGCAACTGGCTCATCACGAACAAACAATAGTAGCGCTTTGTAGCCCTCAGGGCTCTGGCGCCATTGGATTAATTCGGATTTCTGGCCTTGATTGCTTATCCGTTGCAGATAAGTTTTGCTCGTTGCCGGCGAATAAAAAAATATCTATTCAAGAAACCCATACCATTCACTATGGTCATGTTGTTGATGGTGATGGTAAGCATATTGATCAAGTTTTATTTCTTTTGATGAAAGCTCCAAAAACATTTACAGGTCAAGACATTGTTGAAATTACCTGTCATAATAATCAATTTTTAGTTGAAAAAATTATTGACAGAGCAATTGAGTGTGGTGCTCGCTTGGCTGGCAACGGTGAGTTTACTCAAAGAGCCGTTATGTTTGGAAAAATTGATTTACTCCAGGCAGAAGCAATTAATGATTTGATTCATGCTCAAAATTCACAGTCTTTAAAATATAGCTTGTCTCAGTTGCAGGGTAGTTTTTCCTCATGGATAGCTCAGGCAGAGCTTTCTGTGATTGAAATGGTTGCATTTTGTGAAGCTAGTTTTGAATTTATAGATGAAGAAATTGAATTCGCTCATGATATATCTATAAAAATGAATAGCCTTATTGTAAAAATTGAGTCTCTTTTGAAAACATTTTCTAAGCAGCAGTATATTAAAGAAGGCATTAGAATTGTTTTGATTGGCTCGGTAAACGCTGGAAAATCATCACTTTTTAACTGTTTGCTTGAAAAAAAACGAGCAATTGTCACTCCAATTCCTGGAACAACTCGAGATACTATTGAGGCTGGATTATTTAGAAATGGAGATTTTTTAACAGTTGTCGATACTGCTGGAATTCGGAAAACAGATGATCAAATTGAGCAAGAGGGAATCGATAGATCGTTTCAAGAAGCAGAAGGTTCAGATATTATTTTACTGGTCATTGATGGATCTCAGGAGTTATCAGAGCTAGAAAAGAAATCATATCAAGACATCGTAGAAAAACATGGATCAAAAATTATTTTGGTGAAAAATAAGACTGACTTAAGTCTTTCCAGTCAAAGTTTTTATTTTGAAGCTCCAACTGTTTCGGTCAGTGCAAAAGAAGGCAAGTCTGTTGATCAACTCTTTGGGTTGATTGAAAAGAAAATAAGCGATCTTAAGGGATCTGATGAAATAACTTGTTTGCTAAATAAACGCCAGCATGATCTTTTAACAAGGTTCTTGGTTAGTTTAAAAGAAGTGGCCTTAATGCTTGATAGAAAATCCGTTGAGTATGAAATCGTCTCGTGCAAGCTTAAAGAAGCATTGGTTTTACTTTCTGAAATGACTGGTCGCAATGTTAGCGAAGCTATTTTAAATCAAGTTTTTCAATCTTTTTGCGTAGGCAAATAA
- a CDS encoding OmpA family protein: protein MQISSKKFILFSLLLATFLGGCKKNKKQSDQDNGSFFSKSSKKATPASSAEPFELDNDSMKTFALDDKISKHRPATKSSQKSSDNPLFSWENVGAEESKHQFKTLYFDFNVDTLKPSQNAALSQDIAQAKKMIKQGKTLVIEGHACHSEGSAIYNLALSERRARFVAQKFAEEGIDSSHIKIAPRGQEMPVRKGGNRKQQAVNRRVEIFALDAQHKN, encoded by the coding sequence ATGCAAATTTCGTCTAAAAAATTTATATTGTTCTCATTGCTTCTTGCAACATTTCTTGGCGGCTGTAAAAAAAATAAAAAACAGTCTGATCAAGACAATGGTTCATTCTTTTCTAAATCATCTAAAAAAGCAACTCCTGCTTCATCTGCAGAGCCATTTGAGCTTGACAACGATTCTATGAAAACATTTGCTCTAGATGATAAAATTTCAAAACATCGCCCAGCTACGAAATCATCACAAAAGTCATCAGACAATCCATTGTTCTCATGGGAAAATGTAGGCGCAGAAGAAAGCAAGCATCAATTTAAAACACTTTACTTTGATTTCAACGTTGACACATTAAAGCCAAGCCAAAATGCAGCATTATCACAAGACATTGCTCAAGCTAAAAAAATGATCAAACAAGGCAAAACGCTTGTAATTGAAGGACATGCTTGTCACTCTGAAGGATCAGCAATTTACAACCTTGCCCTTTCTGAAAGACGTGCTCGCTTCGTTGCACAAAAATTTGCTGAAGAAGGAATCGATTCTTCTCATATTAAAATTGCTCCTCGTGGTCAAGAAATGCCAGTTAGAAAAGGCGGAAATAGAAAACAACAAGCTGTTAACAGACGTGTTGAAATCTTTGCTCTTGACGCTCAACACAAAAACTAA
- a CDS encoding amino acid carrier protein — protein sequence MINLKTIVHAIDIPLAFLFLISGIILSFLTNFPQLRKFKQFLHIIQLKQSDHSTKNTLSPLQALYTAMSTSLGMGNILTPPIAIAIGGPGALFWMATYAFFGSVTKFTEVTFAVKFKRYAKDGSIIGGPTGYLYQVHPFLANWYGALSIFIFSAWSALQSKALATTYAYHGVPEYITGAFIALFIFFMLISGTKTIGLFASKMVPIMYILYLFTSFFIIFANITALKAAIISIFTHAFSPTAALGGFVGSSALIGLRQGVFKGAFTTEAGIGTAAIPHSYSDTDNATNQGILGMYSIFMNTFLCVISGIVALVTNVWTLGITSNELALYAFKSALPTFGPIALTGVITMCIIGATLGNSFNGSKCFGFFTNNRWLNIYYIFVSIFIFLGALIDTPILWDIADGLLPLIVVPNLAGLFILTLKNKEELSR from the coding sequence TTGATTAATTTAAAAACAATCGTACATGCCATTGATATTCCATTGGCTTTTTTATTTTTAATATCTGGAATTATCCTATCTTTTCTGACTAACTTTCCGCAGCTTAGAAAATTCAAACAGTTTTTGCATATTATCCAGCTTAAACAGTCCGATCATTCAACTAAAAATACACTAAGCCCCCTTCAGGCGCTTTACACTGCAATGTCAACAAGTCTTGGCATGGGAAATATTTTAACCCCGCCAATTGCTATCGCCATTGGTGGTCCCGGAGCTCTTTTTTGGATGGCAACATATGCTTTTTTTGGATCAGTAACTAAATTTACCGAAGTCACATTTGCTGTAAAATTTAAACGCTATGCAAAAGACGGGTCTATCATTGGTGGCCCAACTGGATACCTTTACCAAGTGCACCCTTTTCTTGCCAACTGGTATGGAGCATTAAGTATTTTTATTTTTTCAGCCTGGTCAGCCCTCCAATCAAAAGCTCTCGCAACAACATATGCTTACCATGGGGTTCCAGAATATATCACAGGAGCTTTCATAGCCCTGTTTATTTTTTTCATGCTGATAAGCGGAACAAAAACGATAGGTCTGTTTGCCTCTAAAATGGTTCCCATCATGTACATTCTTTATTTATTTACTTCATTTTTTATTATCTTTGCAAACATTACAGCGCTCAAGGCAGCTATTATTTCAATTTTTACCCATGCTTTTTCACCGACTGCTGCGCTTGGTGGCTTTGTTGGATCTTCAGCTTTAATTGGACTTAGGCAGGGAGTTTTTAAAGGAGCCTTTACCACAGAAGCTGGAATTGGAACTGCCGCTATTCCTCATTCATACTCCGACACAGACAATGCAACAAACCAAGGCATTTTAGGGATGTACTCAATTTTCATGAATACATTTTTATGTGTAATTTCAGGAATTGTTGCGCTTGTTACAAATGTTTGGACCCTGGGAATTACATCGAACGAGCTGGCTTTGTATGCGTTTAAATCAGCTCTTCCAACGTTTGGTCCAATTGCATTAACTGGCGTTATAACCATGTGCATAATTGGTGCAACCCTTGGAAATAGCTTTAACGGGAGTAAGTGTTTTGGATTTTTTACAAATAATCGATGGCTCAATATTTATTATATTTTTGTAAGCATCTTTATTTTTTTAGGAGCTTTGATTGATACGCCAATACTTTGGGATATCGCTGACGGCCTCTTACCATTAATTGTCGTCCCAAACCTTGCAGGATTATTTATTTTAACGTTAAAAAACAAAGAAGAACTATCTCGTTAA
- a CDS encoding Jag N-terminal domain-containing protein gives MKSVIAQGATVVKAIEEALKKADMPKEFFVKILEEAQSGFLGFGSKKAKIALFFKKEILSSRGEGVLHQDSYEGLFDNQSLQKQIDNQQRDTTSKDAAPQASQNQSSIPKKPQQNIQKPFEQRPQAPKEQPSNQAQPIKNQSNQLQASRDHANKPQSSQDKNLQERPSRPQNDRYQAPRSNDFQSKDQRPVRQPQRFQQRELKPVQPQINTENQEKKLETSVPRADRPQRPERRLQDIPQRQLPHPSSDDSEEGRQSYRNRRRSRYYSPRQPGVNDDLKKPSSNNNSNNNDSNNS, from the coding sequence ATGAAATCCGTCATCGCACAGGGCGCAACGGTCGTTAAGGCTATTGAAGAGGCGTTGAAAAAAGCCGATATGCCAAAAGAATTTTTCGTAAAGATTTTAGAAGAAGCTCAATCTGGCTTTTTGGGATTTGGTTCAAAAAAAGCAAAGATTGCATTATTTTTTAAAAAAGAAATCTTATCTTCTCGCGGAGAGGGTGTTTTGCACCAGGATTCCTATGAAGGTCTTTTTGATAATCAATCACTTCAAAAGCAAATTGATAATCAGCAAAGAGATACAACTTCTAAAGACGCGGCTCCTCAGGCATCACAAAATCAATCATCAATTCCTAAAAAGCCTCAACAAAATATACAAAAACCATTTGAGCAAAGACCTCAGGCTCCTAAAGAGCAACCGTCTAATCAAGCGCAACCAATAAAAAATCAATCGAATCAACTTCAGGCTTCTCGTGATCATGCAAACAAGCCTCAAAGTTCTCAAGATAAAAATCTCCAAGAGCGCCCATCTAGGCCGCAAAATGATAGATATCAGGCTCCTAGGTCTAATGATTTTCAATCAAAAGATCAAAGACCGGTTAGGCAGCCACAAAGATTTCAACAAAGAGAGCTTAAGCCTGTACAACCTCAAATAAATACAGAAAACCAAGAAAAAAAATTAGAAACATCTGTTCCTCGGGCTGATAGGCCTCAAAGACCAGAAAGAAGACTTCAAGATATTCCCCAAAGGCAGTTGCCGCATCCAAGCTCAGATGACTCAGAGGAAGGTCGACAAAGCTATCGCAATAGAAGGCGGTCTCGTTATTATTCACCAAGGCAACCTGGTGTTAACGATGATTTAAAAAAGCCAAGCTCTAACAATAATTCTAATAACAATGACTCAAATAATTCATAA
- a CDS encoding ATP-grasp domain-containing protein — protein sequence MLRVGVLLGGKSIEREVSLNSGRTICDHLDTNLFKAIPIFQAASGDLFLLPWSFLYRGKIADFEHRLQNEATKIFWDDLSGIIDFMYIATHGKYAEDGRLQAILELFKIPYLGSKVLGSSLGMNKYLHNHFLQNQGVLTPSGFSLSVQDVISYDDLKIENKFQESNINFPVVIKPHSEGSSFGVFVVYDKKLLQDRITKACFVSGDVGQGVLVEEKLDGMEFTCIVITDEKTGELVAFPPTEILLQENTDVFDYNQKYMPGAVNERTPALCSQQDLKLIQDTCIKTMQALEFTNMSRIDGFLTKDKRVVIIDSNPLSGMGPSTFLFRQAAEVGIGHSELINHLIKTELKSYKMEKEETKKIVTKKIRVAVLLGGASNEKETSFNSGRNVCYKLSPEKYEVTPVFVDSNMKLYILDNRLLVHTSTREVHANLSSARPIAWSDLKNITDFVFIALHGGQGENGVVQGTLEMLGLPYNGPSVFASALCMDKFKTGNFLKAKGFEVPKSLLVSKSDFNKESILSFIKTIGFPCIVKPHDDGCSTMVSSPKNDQELQEALQNVFKTKEHALIEERIFGMELTVGVVGNENPRALAPSESVAKAGILSSEEKFLPGAGENQTPARLLPQDIAMVQKTVRDAFVAMNCTGYSRIDCFFQTDQQSSTGKKRVVILECNTLPALTPATCLFHQAAEEGLRPMELLDEIIQLGFQAHKYDEIVSVDQILQRQSDL from the coding sequence ATGTTACGAGTTGGTGTGCTTTTGGGTGGTAAATCAATTGAGCGAGAAGTCTCTCTTAATTCTGGCAGAACTATTTGTGATCATTTAGACACCAATCTTTTTAAAGCTATACCAATATTTCAAGCTGCAAGTGGCGATTTATTTTTGTTACCATGGTCGTTTTTATATCGTGGAAAAATTGCAGACTTTGAGCATAGATTGCAAAATGAAGCGACAAAGATTTTTTGGGATGATCTTTCTGGGATAATCGATTTTATGTATATTGCCACTCATGGAAAATATGCAGAAGATGGTCGCTTGCAAGCAATTTTAGAATTATTTAAAATACCATATTTAGGGTCTAAGGTTCTTGGTAGCTCGCTTGGCATGAATAAATATTTACATAATCATTTTTTGCAAAATCAAGGAGTCTTGACTCCTTCAGGATTTAGTCTTTCTGTTCAAGATGTAATTTCTTATGATGACCTAAAAATTGAAAACAAGTTTCAAGAATCGAATATAAATTTTCCAGTAGTTATCAAGCCGCACAGTGAAGGCTCAAGCTTTGGGGTCTTTGTTGTTTATGATAAAAAATTACTACAAGACCGTATAACTAAAGCATGTTTTGTTAGCGGTGATGTGGGACAGGGCGTTTTGGTAGAGGAAAAATTAGATGGCATGGAGTTTACTTGCATTGTCATTACTGATGAAAAAACCGGTGAATTGGTTGCCTTTCCCCCAACAGAAATATTGCTCCAGGAAAATACTGACGTTTTTGATTATAATCAAAAATATATGCCAGGTGCTGTCAATGAAAGAACACCAGCACTTTGTAGCCAGCAGGATCTCAAGCTCATTCAAGATACTTGTATAAAAACAATGCAGGCTTTAGAGTTTACAAATATGTCTAGAATTGATGGGTTTTTAACCAAAGACAAGCGAGTGGTAATCATTGATAGTAATCCTCTTTCTGGAATGGGCCCTTCAACATTTTTATTTAGACAAGCGGCAGAGGTTGGAATAGGGCACTCAGAATTGATTAATCATCTTATTAAAACTGAGTTGAAAAGTTACAAAATGGAAAAAGAAGAAACAAAAAAAATTGTCACAAAAAAAATAAGGGTAGCTGTACTTCTTGGTGGTGCAAGTAATGAAAAAGAGACTTCTTTTAATTCGGGTCGCAATGTTTGTTATAAGCTTTCGCCTGAAAAGTATGAAGTCACGCCAGTGTTTGTTGATAGCAATATGAAGCTTTATATTTTAGATAATCGATTGTTGGTTCATACTTCAACTCGTGAAGTTCATGCAAATTTATCGAGCGCTCGCCCAATTGCATGGTCAGATTTGAAAAACATTACAGATTTTGTATTTATTGCATTGCATGGCGGGCAGGGTGAAAATGGCGTTGTTCAAGGAACCCTTGAGATGCTTGGCTTGCCTTACAATGGCCCGTCTGTTTTTGCAAGCGCTTTGTGTATGGATAAGTTTAAAACAGGAAATTTTTTGAAGGCTAAGGGATTTGAAGTTCCTAAGTCTTTGCTTGTTTCAAAATCTGATTTTAACAAAGAATCTATTTTATCTTTTATAAAAACAATTGGCTTTCCTTGCATTGTAAAGCCTCATGATGATGGATGCAGTACGATGGTTTCATCGCCTAAAAACGATCAAGAGCTTCAAGAGGCATTGCAAAATGTTTTTAAAACAAAAGAGCATGCGCTTATCGAAGAAAGAATTTTTGGCATGGAGCTTACGGTAGGGGTAGTTGGTAATGAAAATCCAAGAGCTCTTGCCCCAAGCGAATCGGTTGCAAAGGCTGGAATTTTATCGAGTGAAGAAAAATTTTTACCAGGAGCTGGTGAAAATCAAACCCCTGCAAGGCTTTTGCCTCAAGACATTGCAATGGTTCAAAAGACCGTGCGAGATGCTTTTGTGGCTATGAATTGTACAGGATATAGCAGGATTGATTGTTTTTTTCAAACAGACCAGCAGTCTTCAACCGGTAAAAAACGCGTTGTGATTTTAGAGTGTAATACGCTGCCAGCCTTAACTCCTGCGACATGCTTGTTTCATCAGGCTGCAGAAGAAGGTCTTAGGCCGATGGAGCTTTTAGATGAAATAATCCAGCTTGGTTTTCAGGCTCATAAATATGATGAAATCGTAAGCGTTGATCAAATTTTACAAAGACAAAGTGATTTGTAG